The genomic interval tttatttaacaaaactTCCCTCGCCAATTCGCCAATCCCTAACGCCATTAGTCttatctaatttaaatttatctcGCGATCCGAGATCCATCCCCCTTCCTTGTATATCACGCATTGTTGTCGCCACTCGCCAATTTCGCGGCGCAAGCTTAGACTCTCTCCGTTGACCGAAATCGTAATTCAATTTCACACCGAGCGAACTCGAAACTGAACAAATTTGAAGATTCTGGAAGCTTCATCTCGGTATCTAACTTTACCttcatattttttcttctttttccctGTTATTCAATGTTCCTGGATAACAATGTTCCTATTTTTCGATTATGAAAActcaagttaatttttttaaaatttttgtataaaaggcaattgaaaaaatttccGTAAATACTCCTCTTTTGCCGCGTCGTTAGTGTGAATGAGTAACTCTTTTGTTTCCCaaaattgtaatctttttaatgtccGTAAATTACTGCTAAATTTGTTTATTGCACGTgatacttattattattattattattttcttaggTTTATTGAAGGAGATTGAACAACCTGATCTTAAGTCCAGATAAGGCAACATTGAATTTCTCACTGGAGATGCAATTTTGAAGATAATTTCAAGATTGAAGCTCTGCAGATTAGTGGTTTTGTCCAAATCCTGGAAGAAATTTTGCCGTTTTAGAGATCAATATTTTGTGATTTTCAGTTTTAGCAAGATATTCTGATATAAGGATGTTTGATTGGTTGTGGTAGATAGTTAACACCAAGCTATGACTTTAGCACATTCGCCCAGGGGGCCTTCTCCGATGGCTGCTTTTCCCCGATCACTTTCGTCCATCCTAGTTTCAGTAGGAGGACTGGCCATGTTCTTGGTTTTTGCTTCTCTACTTTTAGTTTCAAGCCCAATTGGTTCTACAGTTCGTGTATACTTTACCGGTTTTGATAAAAAGTTAGATTTTCCTATCTCTCCTAATAATCGGAGTTTCATTGATAACGATGTTTTACCATTGGAGTCCAGTTTAAAAGATGCCGAGAAGTCAAATAGCTCTTCGGTTGATTTGTCATTTGGTTCAAGAAAAGAAGAGGAGGCCAGAAATGGTAGCGTTGCCTTCAGTTATGCAAAAGATGTTGAAATTGGGAAAGAAGGTCATCTGGGATCATCAGAAAACTCTGGCAGCATATATATAGGATCGAACAATACCAATAACTTAGCAAAATTGGCAATGCCTGCTTTACCTTCTCCACCTCCCTCCAACAATAACACCCAGATTGATTTTGTTGCATCAGGTATATCTATTGAACTTATTGTGATAATCTTACTTGTTTTTAGGATATGATTATTGTTCCAGTTGTGTTTGGATTTGCTTCAATTTTGGAAACTTTCTTTTCTGACAACTTGTATATGAGGATATTGATTCATTATGTTTACCTCTTTAGTAAAGTCTCAAATATGGTAACTTGCCATAACACTTATTATATGTAACAACAATGTACTTCTCAAGTGACTAACGAGCACAGTTTTATCATTGCCTTTATATGGGTACAAAATTCTTCCAGTAGAGAGCCAAAAGAGGGAAAAGTTTCCTTGAGATGCTGCATCTGCCTACCATTTTTGTGGCTTATCATCAGCCAAATATGGTTTAGGAGTGTGTAACTAGCTGAAAGAATGTTCTGCATTTATTGATGATGCAActtgctaagctgtataagaTTAGCCTTGATGGTATACTGatggaaataaattaagtgACTATAACATGCTAAGTAAATAATACATACTGatggaaataaattaagtgACTATAACATGCTAAGTAAATAATACAGTTAGAAATTGAAAAGCATTATTAAGATATGGATGCAGTTGATCAGTCACTAATATATCATTTCTGAAGTAGAAGCAGAATTCATAATTTTGCAtacttataaatttctttttaacgTCTAATTCCGATCCTCCATACTCATTTTCTAGAGTCTCTAATCTGTAACTTGATTATGTTTTTTTGCAGGTTGTGATCTATACCACGGAAGTTGGTTTTATGATTCTTCAGGACCAGTGTACACCAACAACACATGTCCTGTCATAACACAGATGCAGAACTGCCAAGGAAATGGAAGACCCGACAAGGAATATGAGAATTGGCGGTGGAGGCCTGCTGAATGCGACCTCCCTCGATTTGATGGTAAGAAATTTCTGGAGTTGATGAGGGGGAAGACACTAGCTTTCATTGGGGACTCAGTTGCTCGAAATCAGATGGAATCAATGTTGTGCCTTCTCTGGCAGGTATCTAAAATTCTCACTGTGTTATTACTTTGTGTGCAAAATTTTACCCCAAATCTACTCGCATCTACTTATATATTACAATGTGGTAGATGAAGCTatgttcttatatttttagttaCTTCACTGGAGgtttttttttgcattaatGCTTAGCGGACGGATTTATAGCCTTGATGGTATTCGCTCTGTATatactctctttttttatttattttttcctttggtGTTTTTACTTAACAAACTCTAAAACTCAACAATTACATAGAGAGCTGaaattatcaaacaatttttttccctgaTGATTGTATGCACCTTGACTTATAGACAACTGGTAGTCATCTACGGCAGCAATTCAGATATTAAAGTTCATTCTCCCATCCACTCACCTATCTCTGGCCCGATAAGATAAACGCTAATTATAGTTTGGGTGGATGGCATATAGGCTTGCAAGTCTCATGTTAGAGTCTTAGACCTATCTCCACTGCCTAGTTGAAACCTGAAATTCGGTGCGGTTAATTTAACTGGTCAAAAAATATGCAATTAGTCTATAATGTTGCGAGAACCTATGTCTTTTGTATTTGTTATCAAATCTCACGTCTTATTACTTTTTTGGGCCTGGAAAATATATAGtggaaaaattttctctcttattttctTCACCTTTTCATATTCCAGGCTGACAAGAGTTTGCCTACCATGTTAGTTTTAGGTCGCTGTGGTTAATTGTAATTCCTATTGGGATGTGGCGTGATTTTCATTGAAAAGGAAGTGTTCTCTTTGCTTCTCTATTACTCATTATGTTAATTTGGTATCAAGTTCCTtcagaaaaagtaaataaagatCATTGGAAAATTTCAGGTAGAAGTACCAAAAAACCGAGGGAACCGAAGAATGCAACGATGGTACTTCAAGTCAACGTCTGTTACGATTGTTCGGATATGGTCATCTTGgcttgtaaaaaaaattaatgaaccATTTGATTTTACTCCAGCGGGTGTTGACAAGCTCCATCTTGATGCGCCAGATGAGAACTTCATGGAATTCGTACCGACTTTTGACGTGATTGTTCTTTCTTCGGGCCACTGGTTTGCCAAGCAGTCAGTCTATATCTTGAACAATGAGATTGTGGGAGGACAGTTATGGTGGCCAGACAAGTCTCGGCCCATGAAGGTTAACAACGTCGATGCATTTGGAATCTCTGTTGAAACAATTATGACTGCTATTGCTACACATCCAAATTACACAGGTCTGACCATTGTGCGTTCCTATTCGCCCGATCATTATGAGGGTGGCACATGGAATACAGGTGGTTCGTGCACAGGAAAGGAAAAGCCTCTTGCAGTTGGTGAGTTAGtgaaaaatggatttacagaagtaaTGCATGAAAAGCAAGTGGCAGGTTTCAACAATGCAATCAAGAAGGCAACGAATAAATCAAAGTTGAGGTTGATGGATATCACTGAAGCCTTTGGGTACCGCCATGATGGGCATCCAGGCCCTTATCGAAATCCTGACCCAAACAAGATCACAAAACGCGGCCCAGATGGAAGGCCTCCACCACAAGATTGCTTACACTGGTGCATGCCGGGACCAGTTGATACCTGGAATGAACTTGTGCTTGAGATCATAAGGAGAGAGTTCGAAGGCAACCAAAGTTCTTTATCATGAGATTGATGTGTATTGGTTGGAAAATGTCCATTTCATGTGAAGGGTAAGTTGAGTTTATGATTAGCCTGACATGACACGAgcttattctttttgtttattcaGTATACAGTTTGATAGGAACAGAAAATTTGTAGAGAAAATGTCTGTTGTAAGAGATTGGGGGTGGTGGGTATCAGCAGCTAGTAGCTGTAATTCTAGACACTTTCAATATAAAGTAAAATCTACTACTGAATTTCAATGCCTTTTTGAAAGAAATGATCTGTTGTTTTCCATCTACTTGTACAGTTGTACCAAGTTCTGCTGCTAAATAACCAGCCCCAGGTGACTTATTTCCAAGTAGTGGGTGAAAACTTATATTTTGGAGGAATTAAAATGTtctattttcaattcaattatcCACCGAATATAATTGTAATACAAGTAAAGAAGAGATATCAGAGCAGGAAAATTCAAAACAGCTCTATTCTATAtgcatttttaaataattataaaatcctatttatctatttctaatattttgtagAAGGGTTAATGTCTATTATTGGAAAGATGAGAGATTGATGCACTTTGACAAATTAATGGATAAAGTCCtgttaaacaaattaaaaatttttgaattactTTGAAATATGAGGAaacaataagtaaaattttaaaaatcaatattcGAACACCAACATCCCATCACCTTTGAACATAACGCTTCTTACGAAATTTCATTTCCATCAAACGGCCGATGAtagtttgttttttgtttgtacAATTTGCGAAACTTCCTATCAGACGTACGATAAAGACATAAAAGCGCGTCCATGCAGcacaagaataaaagaaaaggtcCCCAATGGCCATAAGTGTGACGTGTTTAATTTTTGATTGGTAGAGTCAAATGTACCCATACACCCAGTAGTACTTGATAGAAACCCCCTCCTCTTTatcctaattaattaatcccgGATTTATAGACCGTCCGTACCGtacataaatgaaaatgaacgGCCAGATCGAAGCACAAGCatagaaacaaacacacaggATCTGAGACCTTGCCCCTGaggaatttgaaattgaagccCCATATTGGTCCCAGGCGAATCAAATCTCCGCCACCATTTAAAAACACATCCTTAACAAGCGCTGTTTAACGGTCATATTTCCCCAAACGGCTACCTTTCTCTCTCCCCCTTAACTTCTTTTGcatcaaaaaaattcaaacctcATTTCTCGCACAGTTCATTACAAAACTCATTTTCcgggaaaaaggaaaataattttcaggaaaacaaacacacaaaaacaaaatcccaCTTCTGCTAagggaacaaaaaaaaaaagagaagataaTTTGAAAGCAAAATCGCTCAGGCAATTCTCTTTTCTTCAGATTTATCTTCAGATCTCCATTTCcactctctctttcttcctCTTGTTATCTCAATCCCCCGTTTGGCTGGCGAGAAAGTGCAGAAAAGAAGTAAgcttatagtttttttttttttaattaagcttATAGTTAATTAAAGTGATGAATAAGTAATCACGAATACGAcgaaaagaagataaatttgaacaaatatTTACTAGTTAGGTTTTCAGgaatttaggattttttttctaaaaaaaattattattattttttaatgtgccTTACTAAGATAATTGTTATTACAGTTCAGAATAGTTCAACAACATGGCTAATCATAACGATCCGCTGCTGCAAGTGGAGACTACATGCGGATCACTTCTTTATGAACTTCAGGTTACTTATTTACTCACGAACCCTTGGACAAAAAGTGCCTTAAATCTTCCTTTTTGGgataatcttttcatttttttttttaaactgatAATTTGGTTTCCTGTGATGATCAGATAATTTGGGATGAAGTTGGGGAGACAGACACTGACAGGGATAAAATGTTGCTCGAGCTTGAACAAGAGTGCCTTGAAGTATACAGAAGAAAGGTGGATCAAGCCAATCGATGTCGAGCACAGCTGAGGCAGGCAATTGCTGACTCTGAAGCCGATCTTGCTGCTATCTGCTCTGCTATGGGGGAGCGACCAGTGCATATTAGGCAGGttagaatttaattatatctcaTCTAGATTGGATCATTTTGCAAATAATAATGGGGAGTCAAGTCAAttgttgagtttttatttacataaattgGTCATATTTTGATAACCATATCTGGGAGTTCAAGTTAATATCTGTGCAAGTTGTGAAAGCATTATGTAAACTAGGAAATGATATTCTCAATGCCAACCATTGTTGGTTTGATTGGAGATCGAAAATGTGAGAATGAATATTTTGGCtggattttatttgaataaatggCAAACCACGGTATTATGTTTGTGttaagttttcaaaagttagGTTAAATTAACTTGGAAAGCAATTTGGGAGAAGAAATTGTAAAGGTAGCAAAGACCTGCGAAATCTaaaagtttgatttcaatttgTAAGCAGTGAAGTTATTGCTTGGATATTTAGATAAGTTTCTAGTCCCCTTTTCACTATTTTGGTTTTCTGAAAATACATTTGTCTGAAGTTTAGCATGTTTAGTACCTACTTGAAACTCTTTGCTTATGGTCTATGGCCTGTACTTTCAGTCTGATCAAACTGCAGAAAGC from Citrus sinensis cultivar Valencia sweet orange chromosome 9, DVS_A1.0, whole genome shotgun sequence carries:
- the LOC102623598 gene encoding protein YLS7 — its product is MTLAHSPRGPSPMAAFPRSLSSILVSVGGLAMFLVFASLLLVSSPIGSTVRVYFTGFDKKLDFPISPNNRSFIDNDVLPLESSLKDAEKSNSSSVDLSFGSRKEEEARNGSVAFSYAKDVEIGKEGHLGSSENSGSIYIGSNNTNNLAKLAMPALPSPPPSNNNTQIDFVASGCDLYHGSWFYDSSGPVYTNNTCPVITQMQNCQGNGRPDKEYENWRWRPAECDLPRFDGKKFLELMRGKTLAFIGDSVARNQMESMLCLLWQVEVPKNRGNRRMQRWYFKSTSVTIVRIWSSWLVKKINEPFDFTPAGVDKLHLDAPDENFMEFVPTFDVIVLSSGHWFAKQSVYILNNEIVGGQLWWPDKSRPMKVNNVDAFGISVETIMTAIATHPNYTGLTIVRSYSPDHYEGGTWNTGGSCTGKEKPLAVGELVKNGFTEVMHEKQVAGFNNAIKKATNKSKLRLMDITEAFGYRHDGHPGPYRNPDPNKITKRGPDGRPPPQDCLHWCMPGPVDTWNELVLEIIRREFEGNQSSLS